From Senegalia massiliensis, a single genomic window includes:
- a CDS encoding potassium channel family protein gives MFRNKDIKKVFIAIGVYSLVFLGLSLIFALFYYFTDGISYQGSLQLKIDFFDALYFSMISLFTIGYGDIYPIHDLSKNLVIIQGYIGIILSSVFSSFLVYYILKRPSNVVFTDKVLISKRTDLAGEQSHFLSIRIGNKGAYITNTQTNLDFYYEEDNERHLLYSTRREYPVIEQTWTFNMNMNKENKYFHRKLKKIYNEDKELIIKFSLTGFDSINGNPIFAVKTYKEENIEFGKGFKRLKRKGKNNKKIDWGNFNEIVDIEDDEKENFFALDNEENEV, from the coding sequence CTTAGTTTAATATTTGCTTTATTTTATTATTTTACTGATGGAATAAGCTATCAAGGATCATTACAACTTAAAATTGACTTTTTCGATGCTTTATACTTCAGTATGATTTCATTATTTACTATAGGATATGGTGATATTTATCCTATACATGATTTAAGTAAAAATTTAGTGATTATTCAAGGGTATATTGGTATAATACTTTCTTCTGTATTTTCATCATTCTTAGTGTATTATATATTAAAAAGACCATCTAATGTTGTTTTTACTGATAAAGTATTGATATCTAAAAGAACTGATTTAGCAGGAGAACAAAGTCATTTTTTATCTATTAGAATAGGTAATAAAGGTGCATATATAACAAATACTCAAACAAATTTAGATTTTTATTATGAAGAGGATAACGAAAGACATTTATTATATAGTACAAGAAGAGAATATCCTGTTATAGAACAAACTTGGACATTTAATATGAACATGAATAAAGAAAATAAATATTTTCATAGAAAATTGAAAAAGATTTATAATGAAGATAAAGAATTAATTATTAAATTTTCTCTTACAGGATTTGATTCTATAAATGGAAATCCAATATTTGCAGTTAAAACTTATAAAGAAGAAAATATAGAGTTTGGAAAAGGATTTAAAAGATTAAAAAGAAAAGGAAAAAATAATAAAAAAATAGATTGGGGAAATTTTAATGAAATAGTTGATATAGAAGATGATGAGAAAGAGAATTTCTTTGCACTTGATAATGAAGAAAATGAAGTTTAA